From Candidatus Pedobacter colombiensis, one genomic window encodes:
- the mdh gene encoding malate dehydrogenase, whose translation MKITVVGAGAVGATCADNIARKELAEELILLDIKEGFAEGKSIDMMQTAALLGFDTKIKGVTNDYASTADSEVVVITSGLPRKPGMTREELIGTNANIVKGVTENILKYSPNTIIIVVSNPMDTMNYLTLKTSGLPKNRILGMGGALDSSRFKYYLSQELGCSPADLNAVVIGGHGDTTMIPLIHHATWNSIPVTQLLSKEQQDKVVKSTMVGGATLTGLIGTSAWYAPGAGTAAMVESIVRDEKKLISSGVYLDGEYGQEDISLVVPVIIGKNGVEKILDFKLSDEEQSAFSKSADAVRSMNTVLTDMKMI comes from the coding sequence ATGAAGATAACAGTTGTAGGTGCCGGCGCCGTAGGTGCCACCTGTGCAGATAACATTGCCAGAAAAGAATTAGCTGAAGAACTTATTTTATTAGACATCAAAGAAGGTTTTGCCGAAGGCAAATCGATAGACATGATGCAAACGGCCGCTTTACTTGGCTTCGACACTAAAATTAAAGGTGTTACCAACGATTATGCAAGTACTGCGGACTCTGAAGTAGTAGTCATTACTTCGGGATTACCACGTAAACCGGGAATGACACGCGAAGAGCTTATCGGAACAAATGCGAATATCGTAAAAGGAGTTACTGAGAATATTTTAAAATACTCGCCTAACACGATCATTATTGTGGTATCAAACCCAATGGATACCATGAATTATCTTACCTTAAAAACATCCGGACTACCTAAAAACCGTATCCTTGGTATGGGTGGTGCATTGGATTCATCCCGGTTTAAATATTATCTGAGCCAGGAATTAGGCTGCTCTCCTGCTGATCTAAATGCAGTAGTTATTGGTGGTCATGGCGATACAACAATGATCCCCTTGATTCATCACGCAACATGGAACAGCATTCCGGTTACGCAATTATTAAGTAAAGAACAACAGGATAAAGTTGTAAAATCAACAATGGTAGGTGGAGCTACATTGACTGGATTAATTGGTACGTCTGCATGGTACGCTCCCGGAGCCGGAACAGCTGCCATGGTAGAAAGCATTGTACGCGACGAGAAAAAACTAATCTCTTCTGGTGTTTACCTGGATGGCGAATATGGACAAGAAGACATATCATTAGTTGTGCCTGTCATAATTGGTAAAAACGGGGTCGAAAAGATTCTTGATTTTAAACTAAGTGATGAAGAACAATCTGCCTTTAGTAAAAGTGCTGATGCAGTGCGCAGCATGAATACAGTGCTCACAGATATGAAAATGATATAA
- a CDS encoding nucleoside deaminase, with protein sequence MTKMNQHEKFMKMAIRLSEKNVMDSTGGPFGALVVKDGKVIARSANKVTSTNDPTAHAEVSAIRIACKRLKTFDLSGCVIYTSCEPCPMCLSAVYWARIDAIYYANTKQDAEHIGFSDKFIYDELEKPMNKRKLPIKQMMRDEALQAFKLWEKSTIKIEY encoded by the coding sequence ATGACAAAGATGAATCAACACGAAAAATTTATGAAAATGGCTATCCGACTCTCAGAAAAGAATGTCATGGATAGTACAGGAGGTCCATTTGGTGCCTTGGTTGTTAAAGATGGAAAAGTGATAGCTAGAAGCGCTAACAAGGTAACATCAACAAATGACCCAACCGCTCATGCAGAGGTATCGGCAATACGCATAGCCTGCAAAAGATTAAAAACGTTTGACTTAAGCGGATGCGTAATTTACACCAGTTGCGAGCCCTGCCCTATGTGTTTAAGCGCAGTTTATTGGGCTAGAATCGATGCAATCTATTATGCCAACACTAAACAGGATGCTGAACACATCGGTTTTAGTGATAAATTTATCTACGATGAATTGGAAAAGCCTATGAACAAACGCAAACTACCGATCAAACAAATGATGAGAGATGAAGCGCTTCAGGCTTTCAAATTATGGGAAAAAAGCACTATTAAAATAGAGTATTAG
- a CDS encoding S4 domain-containing protein has protein sequence MAEQEKLRIDKYLWAIRLFKTRSLATEACKAGRVKFNGQNLKASAIVKPGDVYQVSKGIEKKVIEVVELLYNRVEAKIAVTKYKDITPIEETHSFKSMFHAPALKRDRGTGRPTKKDRRETDDLIGGMFEED, from the coding sequence ATGGCTGAACAAGAAAAATTACGGATAGATAAATACTTATGGGCAATAAGATTATTTAAGACCAGAAGTCTGGCTACTGAAGCCTGCAAAGCCGGTCGTGTAAAATTTAATGGTCAAAATCTTAAGGCTTCGGCAATTGTAAAACCCGGGGATGTTTACCAGGTATCTAAAGGAATAGAGAAGAAGGTGATCGAGGTAGTGGAGCTTTTGTACAATAGAGTAGAAGCGAAGATCGCCGTTACCAAGTATAAAGATATTACCCCCATTGAAGAAACACATAGTTTTAAATCGATGTTTCATGCACCTGCACTTAAGAGAGACCGTGGTACTGGCAGACCTACTAAAAAAGACAGGCGCGAAACAGACGATTTGATAGGAGGGATGTTTGAAGAGGATTAG
- a CDS encoding OmpH family outer membrane protein — MKTTLKLGGIATAVALVSVMASCQNKDDKGTTTKKTDSTTVPNSEKIVYVNSDSLLTKYHYFKDLKVKLEAKSKTAQTDLASKQQAFQREVAQYQQQVQANTLPADQRASTEERLARKQQELQAYSQNAGAAIQNEQAAENEKLYDKVADYLKEYAKKKGYKMVLGYSKGNGTILFADESLDVTSEVIVGLNEAYKK, encoded by the coding sequence ATGAAGACAACATTAAAATTAGGCGGTATTGCTACTGCAGTTGCCCTGGTTTCTGTAATGGCATCATGCCAAAATAAGGATGATAAAGGCACTACTACTAAAAAAACTGACTCAACTACAGTTCCAAACAGTGAGAAAATTGTTTATGTAAACTCTGATTCACTACTAACCAAATATCATTACTTTAAAGATCTTAAAGTAAAATTAGAAGCTAAATCTAAAACCGCGCAAACAGACCTTGCTTCAAAACAACAGGCTTTTCAGCGTGAAGTTGCACAATATCAGCAACAGGTACAGGCAAATACCCTACCTGCTGATCAAAGAGCTTCAACAGAAGAAAGACTAGCACGTAAACAACAAGAGTTGCAAGCATATAGCCAAAATGCCGGAGCTGCAATTCAAAATGAACAAGCTGCAGAAAACGAAAAATTATACGATAAAGTTGCTGACTATTTAAAAGAGTACGCAAAGAAAAAAGGCTATAAAATGGTATTGGGTTACTCAAAAGGAAACGGTACAATTTTATTTGCTGATGAAAGCTTAGATGTAACCAGCGAAGTTATTGTTGGTTTAAATGAAGCTTACAAAAAATAA
- the gyrB gene encoding DNA topoisomerase (ATP-hydrolyzing) subunit B → MSEEKDPKSNYSADNIQVLEGLEAVRKRPSMYIGDTGIKGLHHLVYEVVDNSIDEALAGHADTIYVSILKDNSIRVEDNGRGIPTGINTKEQKSALEIVMTVLHAGGKFDKDTYKVSGGLHGVGVSCVNALSTHLKAEVHREGKIWVQEYNIGKPLYDVKSIGDTDKRGTIVTFTPDPTIFTQTTEYRYDTLASRLRELSFLNKGIKLTLTDEREVGEDGKFLSELFHSEGGLKEFVQFLDGTRPSLIPEPIYVEGIKNGIPVELALQYNDSYSENVHSYVNNINTHEGGTHIAGFRRGLTRTLKAYADKSGLLKNVKFEITGDDFREGLTAVVSVKVQEPQFEGQTKTKLGNSEVMGAVDIAVGEALGIYLEEYPKEAKMIVNKVILAATARAAARKAREMVQRKSVMGGSGLPGKLADCSDSDPEKCELYLVEGDSAGGTAKQGRDRNFQAILPLKGKILNVEKAMEHKIYENDEIKNMFTALGVSIGTPEDDKALNLTKLRYHKIVIMTDADIDGSHITTLILTFFFRYMKALIEAGYVYIAAPPLYQVKKGKEFEYCWNDVQRDAAVQRLKGAGKEESVHIQRYKGLGEMNAEQLWDTTLNPATRTLMQASIENAAECDHTFSMLMGDEVAPRREFIERNAKYAKIDA, encoded by the coding sequence ATGAGCGAAGAAAAAGATCCAAAGTCAAATTATTCGGCAGATAATATACAGGTATTAGAAGGATTGGAAGCGGTGCGTAAGCGCCCTTCGATGTATATAGGTGATACCGGAATTAAAGGTTTACATCACCTTGTGTATGAGGTAGTAGACAACTCAATCGATGAGGCATTGGCAGGCCATGCTGATACTATTTATGTAAGTATTTTAAAAGACAACTCGATTAGGGTTGAGGATAATGGACGTGGTATTCCTACAGGAATCAATACCAAGGAGCAAAAATCAGCATTAGAAATTGTAATGACTGTACTGCATGCTGGTGGTAAATTTGATAAGGATACCTACAAAGTATCTGGAGGTTTGCACGGTGTGGGGGTAAGTTGCGTTAACGCGTTGTCTACGCATTTAAAAGCTGAGGTACATCGTGAAGGTAAGATTTGGGTACAGGAGTATAACATTGGTAAACCGCTTTATGATGTTAAGTCTATTGGTGATACAGATAAACGTGGTACAATTGTAACGTTTACTCCCGATCCGACTATCTTTACACAAACTACAGAGTATCGTTATGATACTTTAGCATCAAGGCTAAGGGAGCTTTCTTTCCTTAACAAAGGGATTAAGTTGACTTTAACCGATGAGCGTGAAGTAGGTGAAGATGGTAAATTTCTGTCAGAATTGTTCCACTCAGAAGGTGGTCTGAAGGAATTTGTTCAATTCCTTGATGGAACTCGTCCTTCATTAATTCCTGAACCAATCTATGTTGAAGGTATTAAAAATGGAATTCCTGTAGAGCTTGCTTTACAGTATAATGATAGTTATTCTGAAAATGTTCATTCTTATGTGAACAATATCAATACCCACGAAGGTGGTACCCATATTGCTGGTTTTAGAAGAGGTTTAACCAGAACATTGAAAGCTTATGCTGATAAGTCAGGCTTACTTAAAAATGTAAAGTTTGAGATTACAGGTGATGACTTTAGGGAAGGTTTAACGGCTGTGGTTTCTGTCAAAGTTCAGGAACCTCAGTTTGAAGGTCAGACAAAAACCAAATTGGGTAACTCTGAGGTGATGGGTGCGGTAGATATTGCCGTTGGTGAAGCTTTGGGTATTTATCTTGAAGAATATCCGAAAGAAGCCAAGATGATCGTTAATAAGGTTATTCTTGCCGCAACAGCTCGTGCTGCAGCACGTAAGGCTCGCGAAATGGTTCAACGTAAAAGTGTTATGGGCGGTTCAGGCTTACCTGGTAAACTTGCCGATTGTTCTGATAGTGATCCGGAAAAATGCGAGTTGTACCTGGTGGAGGGAGACTCTGCGGGTGGTACTGCTAAGCAGGGCCGCGACCGTAACTTCCAGGCTATACTTCCATTGAAAGGAAAGATCCTGAATGTGGAGAAGGCAATGGAGCATAAGATCTATGAAAATGATGAGATCAAGAATATGTTTACCGCTCTTGGTGTAAGTATAGGAACTCCTGAAGATGATAAAGCATTGAATTTAACTAAGCTACGTTACCACAAGATTGTGATCATGACGGATGCTGATATCGATGGATCTCACATCACTACACTTATTCTAACTTTCTTCTTTAGATATATGAAAGCACTTATTGAGGCCGGTTATGTTTACATTGCCGCGCCACCTTTATATCAGGTTAAAAAAGGTAAAGAGTTTGAATATTGCTGGAATGATGTACAACGTGATGCTGCTGTACAACGTTTAAAAGGTGCTGGTAAAGAAGAAAGTGTACATATTCAGCGCTATAAAGGTTTGGGTGAGATGAACGCAGAGCAGCTTTGGGATACGACCTTAAATCCTGCTACACGTACTTTGATGCAAGCGAGTATAGAGAATGCAGCTGAGTGTGATCATACGTTTTCTATGTTGATGGGTGATGAGGTTGCTCCACGTAGAGAGTTTATTGAGCGTAATGCTAAGTATGCGAAGATTGACGCATAA
- a CDS encoding aspartyl protease family protein, whose product MRTISVPLTLINLQDDGFHLLVEIVVFGQKLFAVVDTGASRSVFDKTFIQTHIKELEHTEEAHATTLFTTSSTLQANIPKLKIGSLVLKDYETVALDLEAVNQAYEGLGHPPISAIIGGDLLLKFHAVINYKKMKMFLYKK is encoded by the coding sequence ATGAGAACAATTTCTGTTCCCCTAACCTTAATAAACTTACAAGACGACGGTTTCCACCTTTTGGTGGAAATTGTTGTTTTTGGACAAAAGTTATTCGCAGTAGTTGACACTGGCGCTTCCAGATCTGTTTTTGATAAAACGTTTATTCAAACTCATATTAAAGAACTGGAACACACTGAAGAAGCACATGCCACCACGCTCTTTACCACATCCAGCACCTTGCAGGCAAATATTCCTAAATTAAAGATAGGGAGTTTGGTTTTAAAAGATTATGAGACTGTGGCACTTGATTTAGAAGCCGTAAACCAAGCGTACGAAGGATTGGGGCATCCGCCAATCAGCGCCATTATTGGTGGTGACCTGTTGTTAAAATTCCATGCGGTTATCAATTATAAGAAAATGAAAATGTTCTTATATAAGAAATAA